In Gammaproteobacteria bacterium, a single window of DNA contains:
- a CDS encoding efflux RND transporter permease subunit, whose protein sequence is MSALINAAVDRSRTTLMVLIFLLLSGAMAFMSIPKESQPDVAIPIIYVSMSYDGISPEDGERLLVRPMEKELKSIEGIKEMRSVAGEGHASVTLEFDAGFDADQALLDVREKVDAAKSKLPADTDEPEIHEVNVALFPVLSLALSGDVPERVVRRIARDLKDSIEGLAGVLEVDIGGDREELMEVIIDPQALESYEIDYYELLQTIDLNNRLVAAGAIDTGTGRQVLKVPGVINNVEDMLNMPVKTVGDLVVTFKDIASVRRTFKDPEGFARVGGKPAMVLEVKKKVGANIIETIEQVQALVNEHQKLWPVELKHSYILDQSNEVRDMLDDLLNNVVTGIVLVMIIILGAMGLRSSLLVGLAIPGSFLTGILVLYLLGYTLNIVVLFSLILVVGMLVDGAIVVIELADRRMQQGLSAKEAFAYAARRMAWPVIAATMTTLVVFMPLVFWPGVVGQFMKYLPITVLFCLTASLLMALIFMPVLGGVIGPKKAVQQFTGEFELPQTRFNQGYRRALTTFLHHPIKTLLAALTFIVATYVAYGAFGAGVEFFPETEPESALVNIHARGDLSINEKDALLFQVEQRLLNFSELKSVYGRSFNQANNEMAEDVVGVIQFQFVDWQQRRKAQEILSDMREQTKDIAGVKLEFKKADDGPVQGKPFKLLVSGLDNQHIFETVTKIRQTMDEMGGFVAAEDNRPLPGIEWRLKVDRQEAGRYGANISVIGNAVKMVTTGIKAAEFRPDSSDDEVDIRIRFPREQRSLDQLLQLKINTAQGLVPLSNFVTLEPANKTGSLKRVDSRRVITIEAEPATGFLLNDLVLKMQQNLKAEEFPLDIRFAFKGEQEQQDETGAFLGSAFLIAIFLMALILVTQFNSLYQTGLVLSAIVFSTAGVLIGLLVTGQTFSIVMVGVGIIALAGIVVNNNIVLIDCYNDLRRQGRSPFDAALETGSLRLRPVLLTAVTTVLGLMPMVLSMNIDLFNRHISFGAPSTQWWTQLSSAIAGGLSFATVLTLFLTPCLLILGDRITKGRHYRDVAHHQVDLPASDTVTPLQTGTGG, encoded by the coding sequence ATTAGTGCATTAATTAACGCCGCGGTCGATCGCAGCAGAACCACCTTAATGGTGTTGATCTTTCTGTTATTAAGCGGTGCAATGGCCTTTATGAGCATTCCGAAAGAGTCGCAACCCGATGTTGCTATTCCGATTATTTATGTCTCGATGAGTTATGACGGCATTTCACCTGAAGACGGTGAGCGCTTGTTAGTGCGGCCAATGGAAAAAGAGCTCAAGTCGATTGAAGGCATTAAAGAAATGCGTTCGGTTGCGGGCGAAGGCCATGCCTCGGTAACGCTAGAATTTGATGCCGGCTTCGACGCTGATCAAGCTTTGCTCGATGTCCGTGAAAAAGTTGACGCCGCCAAAAGTAAATTACCGGCTGACACCGACGAACCAGAAATTCACGAAGTTAACGTCGCGCTGTTTCCGGTACTTAGTTTAGCGCTTTCTGGTGATGTGCCCGAGCGGGTAGTACGCCGTATTGCGCGTGATTTAAAAGACAGTATTGAAGGGCTCGCTGGCGTTTTAGAGGTTGATATTGGCGGCGATCGTGAAGAGTTGATGGAAGTGATCATCGACCCGCAAGCGCTTGAGAGTTATGAAATAGATTATTATGAATTACTGCAAACTATCGATTTAAATAATCGGTTAGTTGCGGCTGGTGCCATTGATACTGGCACTGGGCGTCAGGTACTAAAAGTGCCGGGAGTAATTAATAACGTTGAAGACATGCTCAATATGCCGGTTAAAACGGTTGGCGATTTAGTGGTTACTTTTAAAGATATTGCTAGTGTCCGTCGTACTTTTAAAGATCCTGAGGGCTTTGCGCGTGTTGGTGGTAAACCGGCGATGGTGCTTGAAGTTAAAAAGAAAGTTGGCGCCAATATCATTGAAACCATCGAGCAGGTTCAGGCATTGGTTAATGAGCATCAAAAGCTCTGGCCTGTCGAGCTGAAGCACAGCTATATTCTTGATCAGTCTAATGAAGTAAGAGACATGCTTGACGACCTACTTAATAATGTTGTGACTGGCATTGTGTTGGTGATGATCATTATTTTAGGCGCAATGGGTTTACGTTCTTCTTTGTTGGTTGGTTTGGCCATTCCCGGATCATTCTTAACCGGAATTTTAGTGCTTTACCTGTTGGGCTACACCCTAAATATCGTGGTGTTATTTAGCTTAATTTTAGTGGTCGGCATGCTGGTTGATGGCGCTATTGTGGTTATTGAATTAGCTGACAGGCGCATGCAACAAGGCTTGTCAGCCAAAGAAGCCTTTGCATATGCCGCTAGGCGCATGGCGTGGCCAGTGATTGCAGCAACGATGACGACATTAGTGGTGTTTATGCCGCTGGTATTTTGGCCGGGGGTGGTTGGGCAATTTATGAAATACTTGCCAATTACCGTGTTGTTTTGTTTAACAGCGTCGCTTTTGATGGCATTGATCTTTATGCCCGTACTTGGTGGTGTTATCGGCCCTAAAAAGGCGGTGCAACAATTTACTGGCGAGTTTGAATTACCGCAAACACGTTTTAATCAGGGCTATCGCCGCGCGCTAACGACCTTTTTACATCACCCAATTAAAACATTATTGGCGGCATTAACTTTTATTGTTGCAACCTATGTTGCTTATGGCGCGTTTGGTGCTGGGGTGGAGTTTTTTCCGGAAACCGAGCCAGAATCGGCCTTGGTTAATATTCATGCCCGCGGTGATTTGTCGATTAATGAAAAAGACGCGTTATTATTTCAAGTAGAACAGCGCTTGTTGAATTTTAGCGAGCTTAAATCTGTCTATGGTCGCAGCTTTAATCAGGCAAATAATGAGATGGCCGAAGATGTGGTTGGGGTTATTCAATTTCAATTTGTTGATTGGCAACAGCGCCGTAAAGCGCAAGAAATTTTAAGTGATATGCGCGAGCAAACGAAAGACATTGCTGGGGTGAAACTTGAGTTCAAAAAAGCCGATGATGGGCCGGTGCAAGGCAAGCCATTTAAATTGTTAGTTAGCGGCTTAGACAATCAACATATCTTTGAAACCGTGACTAAAATTCGTCAAACCATGGATGAGATGGGCGGCTTTGTCGCTGCAGAAGATAACCGACCATTGCCGGGCATTGAATGGCGGTTAAAAGTAGATCGCCAAGAAGCGGGTCGTTATGGCGCTAATATTAGTGTGATTGGCAACGCGGTGAAAATGGTGACGACCGGTATTAAAGCGGCCGAATTTAGACCTGATTCGTCAGACGATGAAGTTGATATTCGCATTCGTTTTCCGCGAGAGCAGCGCAGCCTAGATCAGTTGTTGCAACTTAAAATCAATACCGCGCAAGGGTTAGTACCGTTATCTAACTTTGTAACCTTAGAGCCTGCCAATAAAACCGGCTCATTAAAGCGGGTTGATAGCCGACGCGTTATTACCATTGAAGCAGAACCAGCAACTGGCTTTTTACTTAACGATTTAGTGCTAAAAATGCAGCAGAACCTAAAAGCTGAAGAGTTTCCACTTGATATTCGTTTCGCCTTTAAAGGCGAGCAAGAACAGCAAGACGAAACTGGAGCCTTCTTGGGTAGTGCATTTTTAATCGCTATTTTCTTAATGGCGCTGATATTGGTTACCCAATTTAACAGCCTTTATCAAACCGGCTTGGTATTGTCGGCTATTGTGTTCTCAACGGCTGGAGTATTGATTGGTTTGTTGGTAACGGGGCAAACCTTTAGCATAGTGATGGTGGGTGTTGGCATTATCGCGTTGGCAGGTATTGTGGTTAATAACAATATTGTACTCATTGATTGTTATAACGATTTGCGCCGCCAAGGTCGCAGCCCGTTTGATGCCGCACTAGAGACCGGCAGTTTACGATTGCGCCCAGTTTTACTGACCGCAGTGACCACTGTGTTAGGTTTAATGCCGATGGTATTGTCGATGAATATCGATTTATTTAACCGTCACATTAGTTTTGGCGCGCCATCAACCCAATGGTGGACCCAGCTTTCAAGTGCGATTGCCGGTGGTTTGAGCTTTGCGACAGTGCTCACGTTGTTTTTAACCCCGTGTTTATTGATCCTTGGCGACAGAATTACTAAGGGGCGTCATTACCGTGATGTTGCACATCATCAGGTTGATCTGCCAGCAAGTGATACGGTTACACCCTTGCAAACGGGCACTGGTGGTTAG
- a CDS encoding MmgE/PrpD family protein translates to MSLYQFINTLNYQDVPEKTRLLIETSLLDIVGIAAGASDNQTSINIKNYACEHYPAGNLSSRLLFDDRKVHPLGAAWAGGFSADSLDAHEGHFTSKGHAGATVIPALLALTDAYFEQGHDISGQDFLTAVTIAYETSLRAGIALMGTASEYHASGAFSGLGVVCAGARLLKFSENEFLAALGIAEYFGPRCPMMRLVDFPTMLRDAHGAGAYAGVNALLMARHGITGSPAATVEFENVAHCWQDLGQRWEIDAQYYKPWPVCRWAQPALTAVTRLMTDNPNINARDISKIKVETFHESMRLQGHFPANADEAQYGLAFPLAALICRGQVGPNEVTGDSIHAVDILGLSQCIEIAEAADLSARFPEEILSRVMIELHDGTVLASETTQAKGDPQTAMTHAEHRAKFDLISGIKLGTNRRAEICQAVDNLPQSQHCQSLFDLIMRP, encoded by the coding sequence ATGTCTCTTTATCAATTTATTAATACGCTTAATTATCAGGACGTACCTGAAAAAACTCGGTTACTCATTGAAACGTCGCTGTTAGATATTGTCGGTATAGCCGCAGGAGCAAGTGATAATCAAACCAGTATTAATATTAAAAACTATGCCTGTGAGCACTACCCCGCGGGCAACCTTAGCAGTCGATTATTATTTGATGACCGTAAGGTTCATCCATTGGGCGCTGCATGGGCTGGTGGCTTTAGTGCCGACTCGTTAGATGCGCACGAAGGGCATTTCACCTCGAAGGGGCACGCTGGTGCAACGGTGATCCCGGCCTTGCTGGCGCTCACCGACGCTTATTTTGAGCAGGGGCATGACATTAGCGGGCAAGATTTTTTGACCGCCGTGACGATTGCGTATGAAACGAGCTTACGTGCAGGCATTGCATTAATGGGGACAGCGAGCGAATATCACGCCTCGGGGGCGTTCTCTGGTTTGGGAGTGGTATGCGCTGGCGCTAGATTGCTTAAATTTAGCGAAAATGAATTTTTAGCAGCACTGGGTATTGCCGAATATTTTGGTCCGCGTTGCCCGATGATGCGGCTAGTTGATTTTCCGACCATGCTGCGCGACGCTCACGGTGCCGGTGCTTACGCTGGTGTTAATGCATTATTGATGGCGCGTCATGGCATTACCGGATCACCTGCTGCAACTGTTGAATTTGAAAATGTAGCGCATTGTTGGCAAGACTTGGGACAGCGCTGGGAGATAGATGCTCAATATTATAAACCTTGGCCTGTTTGTCGTTGGGCTCAGCCAGCGCTAACAGCAGTGACCCGTTTAATGACCGATAATCCCAATATTAACGCGCGAGATATTAGTAAGATAAAAGTTGAAACCTTTCACGAATCAATGCGTTTACAGGGACATTTTCCTGCTAATGCCGACGAAGCGCAATACGGTTTAGCCTTTCCACTGGCCGCGTTAATTTGTCGAGGTCAAGTGGGACCAAACGAAGTGACCGGAGACTCCATTCACGCCGTGGATATTTTAGGATTAAGCCAATGCATAGAAATTGCTGAAGCGGCTGACTTGTCGGCCCGTTTTCCCGAAGAGATTTTGTCGCGAGTTATGATTGAGTTGCACGACGGCACAGTGCTGGCTAGCGAGACGACTCAAGCCAAGGGCGATCCACAAACAGCGATGACGCACGCAGAACACCGAGCAAAGTTCGATTTAATTTCAGGGATAAAGTTAGGCACCAATCGTCGTGCTGAAATTTGCCAAGCGGTTGATAACTTACCACAATCACAGCACTGCCAATCGCTGTTCGATCTAATAATGCGGCCGTAA
- a CDS encoding GlxA family transcriptional regulator, whose protein sequence is MQQLQHKRNFSNLMRDTNSAFLPVHSSNKLVTRIGFVLLENFSMMAFTAAVDAVVTANLVQTSPLFSFSTYGLDSLTVTSDLGIDISANGVLSQIKLKNVVELDILIVCGGFRCSLAEHKPLTAMLKTATKSNVMIGGMWNGAISLAYADLLNDTCCALHPDNHAFMKEQFNKIKVSENAIEIADKRMTCAGPVSAQEMMFKLIEQLQGKSTVRAIREILSCDRVAEMGEHKLTTINDKPLLPDALHELIQLMKSNIEEPINIKELSDYVGLSRRHLERLFQEHLQTSPARYYLELRITEARRLLLQSNASITNIALACGFVTTTHFSRCFKDFFGISPKIARSKHFG, encoded by the coding sequence ATGCAACAGCTTCAACACAAACGTAATTTTAGCAACCTGATGCGTGATACCAACAGTGCCTTCCTGCCTGTTCATAGCTCAAACAAGCTAGTAACTCGGATTGGCTTTGTGTTATTAGAAAATTTTTCAATGATGGCATTCACTGCAGCTGTCGATGCAGTGGTCACCGCTAATTTAGTGCAAACATCACCCTTATTTAGCTTTTCGACTTACGGACTCGACTCGTTAACCGTAACCAGCGATTTGGGCATCGATATTTCAGCCAACGGCGTATTGAGTCAGATCAAACTTAAAAATGTAGTTGAGCTGGACATTTTAATTGTCTGCGGTGGTTTTCGGTGCTCGCTAGCAGAACATAAACCGCTCACAGCCATGTTAAAAACAGCAACCAAAAGCAATGTGATGATCGGAGGCATGTGGAACGGCGCAATTTCATTGGCTTACGCGGATCTGCTCAATGATACCTGCTGCGCCTTACATCCTGATAATCACGCTTTTATGAAAGAGCAATTTAATAAGATCAAGGTGTCTGAAAACGCTATCGAAATAGCAGATAAGCGCATGACGTGCGCTGGCCCGGTCAGTGCGCAAGAAATGATGTTTAAGTTAATTGAACAGCTCCAAGGAAAAAGCACCGTGCGGGCGATCCGCGAAATATTAAGTTGTGATCGGGTAGCAGAAATGGGCGAACATAAATTAACAACGATTAATGACAAACCGCTATTACCCGATGCGCTGCATGAATTAATTCAGTTAATGAAATCAAACATTGAAGAACCGATCAATATTAAAGAATTGTCCGATTACGTCGGCCTGTCCCGGCGCCACCTCGAACGATTATTCCAGGAGCATTTGCAAACATCCCCCGCCCGATATTATCTTGAACTGCGTATCACCGAAGCGCGTCGCTTGCTATTGCAAAGCAACGCTTCCATTACCAATATCGCGCTAGCGTGTGGTTTTGTCACCACTACGCACTTTAGCCGCTGCTTTAAAGACTTCTTTGGCATTAGCCCTAAGATAGCGCGATCAAAGCACTTTGGCTGA
- a CDS encoding DUF2007 domain-containing protein, translated as MKMVYSNENIFLVSNVKNLIEAQQISTFIKNEFAQGALGEISAFDSWPEVWVVNDNDFERALAIVKSSQSSQGTVDWICNNCCEPNDPSFEICWNCQDVNS; from the coding sequence ATGAAAATGGTTTATAGCAACGAAAATATCTTTCTTGTGAGCAATGTAAAAAACCTCATTGAGGCGCAGCAAATCAGTACATTTATCAAAAATGAGTTCGCCCAGGGAGCGCTAGGAGAAATATCGGCTTTCGATTCTTGGCCGGAAGTTTGGGTGGTTAACGATAATGACTTTGAGCGTGCGCTAGCCATAGTGAAGTCATCGCAGAGCAGCCAAGGCACTGTTGATTGGATCTGTAATAACTGTTGTGAGCCCAATGATCCTTCTTTTGAAATATGCTGGAATTGCCAGGATGTAAACTCATAA
- a CDS encoding TetR/AcrR family transcriptional regulator gives MGESRKNREFKLREQEILTTATELFSEYGLDNVTVADIAKTTDIGKGTIYKHFVSKEAILVRLANDFSENTLKTIQQLDQSQSCQGQMRQMFEICFNAHIDQPLISEISRRYHQASFFERLPEESKQQCLAIENEYMAVLSGIFEKGFANNELPDAPMDELLIGAHATYTGALEMLHSKQFHCFSEAPMVSQQRFIEIIINYTMTGIFGRNIDGLNAQLGAENE, from the coding sequence ATGGGTGAATCAAGAAAAAATCGCGAGTTTAAGCTGCGAGAGCAAGAGATATTAACCACAGCCACTGAGCTGTTTAGTGAGTACGGCTTAGACAACGTAACCGTTGCCGACATTGCCAAAACGACTGATATTGGTAAGGGAACTATCTATAAACACTTTGTCAGTAAAGAAGCTATTTTAGTTCGCTTAGCCAATGATTTTTCTGAAAACACCTTAAAGACAATTCAACAATTAGACCAGAGCCAGTCGTGTCAGGGCCAAATGCGTCAGATGTTTGAAATTTGTTTTAACGCGCACATTGATCAGCCATTAATCAGTGAAATTAGCCGTCGTTATCATCAGGCCAGTTTTTTTGAGCGCTTGCCAGAAGAGAGTAAGCAGCAATGTTTAGCGATTGAAAATGAGTACATGGCTGTTTTAAGTGGTATTTTTGAAAAAGGTTTCGCGAATAACGAATTACCTGACGCGCCAATGGATGAGCTATTAATTGGTGCGCACGCAACTTATACCGGTGCGCTAGAAATGCTTCATAGCAAGCAATTTCATTGTTTTAGCGAAGCGCCAATGGTGTCACAACAACGTTTTATCGAAATTATTATTAATTACACAATGACAGGTATTTTTGGCCGTAATATTGACGGTTTAAATGCCCAGTTAGGAGCAGAAAATGAATAA
- a CDS encoding efflux RND transporter periplasmic adaptor subunit, with protein sequence MNKSMVLASGLTGLLIIWMLSGDNEVEQVQEHRQEETSKALMSVVVHVSDAQLVAKKITVQGQIEPNRVLSLKTEIDGKVTSVPIKLGTRVAKGDVLATIDLKTRLIERQQAIATVKYQKQELAATKKLFAKKLESGSRLSQNIANLASADAALAQINYQIANTKISAPFAGVYDRRFVEIGDYLESGQTVVSLVDDLKLKITAMVPQQQVASLTLGQEVTATLINGETLTGELSFISTTSDSNTRSYRVEVLVDNSNHRRIAGMTASLIIPVNEVEGHLVNASTISLDNQGRLQVKAVDSDHKVVTYVVEIVRTDADKIWLSGLPQHVELISLGQDFVVAGQAVDVSKQG encoded by the coding sequence ATGAATAAGTCAATGGTACTGGCGAGCGGTTTAACAGGATTGTTAATCATTTGGATGTTGTCTGGTGATAACGAAGTCGAACAGGTGCAAGAGCATCGTCAGGAAGAGACCAGCAAAGCTTTAATGAGCGTGGTGGTTCACGTGTCAGATGCGCAGCTAGTGGCTAAAAAAATTACGGTTCAGGGACAAATAGAACCTAACCGGGTGCTGTCACTCAAAACAGAAATCGATGGCAAAGTAACGTCGGTACCCATTAAGTTGGGTACGCGTGTGGCTAAAGGTGACGTACTAGCGACTATTGATTTGAAAACAAGATTAATTGAGCGTCAACAAGCGATTGCGACAGTAAAATATCAAAAGCAGGAATTAGCGGCGACTAAAAAATTATTTGCCAAGAAATTAGAGTCGGGCAGCCGTTTAAGTCAAAATATTGCTAATTTAGCGTCAGCCGATGCAGCGTTAGCGCAGATTAATTATCAAATAGCCAATACAAAAATTAGTGCGCCTTTTGCTGGTGTTTATGATCGACGTTTTGTTGAAATTGGCGATTATCTTGAGAGCGGCCAAACCGTTGTCTCGTTAGTCGATGATTTAAAACTTAAAATAACCGCGATGGTGCCGCAGCAACAGGTCGCAAGCCTAACTCTGGGCCAAGAGGTTACAGCGACCTTAATTAATGGTGAAACCTTAACAGGTGAATTGTCATTCATCTCTACCACTTCTGATAGCAATACTCGTAGTTATCGCGTTGAAGTATTGGTCGATAATAGTAATCATCGTCGCATTGCTGGCATGACAGCCTCATTAATCATCCCAGTTAATGAGGTGGAAGGTCATTTAGTTAATGCATCGACTATTAGTCTTGATAATCAAGGCCGTTTACAGGTTAAAGCCGTTGATAGTGACCATAAAGTGGTAACTTATGTGGTTGAAATTGTGCGGACCGACGCGGACAAAATATGGTTATCTGGTTTGCCACAACATGTTGAACTAATTAGCTTAGGTCAAGATTTTGTGGTGGCAGGGCAAGCTGTCGACGTCTCGAAACAAGGGTAG